One Dama dama isolate Ldn47 chromosome 18, ASM3311817v1, whole genome shotgun sequence DNA window includes the following coding sequences:
- the LOC133072570 gene encoding anionic trypsin, with amino-acid sequence MGLQDTKQPSLLLISALPSMAFPSDDDDKIVGGYTCAENSVPYQVSLNAGYHFCGGSLISDQWVVSAAHCYQYRIQVRLGEFNIDVVEGGEQFIDASKIIRHPRYSSWTLDNDILLIKLSTPAVINARVSTLALPSACAPAGTECLISGWGNTLSSGVNYPELLQCLEAPLLSHADCEASYPGQITDNMVCAGFLEGGKDSCQGDSGGPVACNGQLQGIVSWGYGCAQKGKPGVYTKVCNYVDWIQETIAANS; translated from the exons ATGGGACTTCAGGATACCAAGCAGCCAAGTTTGCTACTAATATCAGCCCTTCCTTCAA TGGCTTTCCCCTCGGACGACGATGACAAGATCGTCGGGGGCTACACCTGCGCGGAGAATTCCGTTCCTTACCAGGTGTCCCTGAACGCTGGCTACCACTTCTGCGGCGGCTCCCTCATCAGTGACCAGTGGGTGGTGTCCGCGGCTCACTGCTACCAGTA CCGCATCCAGGTGAGGCTGGGAGAATTCAACATCGACGTCGTGGAGGGTGGTGAGCAGTTCATCGACGCGTCCAAGATCATCCGCCACCCCAGGTACAGCAGCTGGACTCTGGACAATGACATCCTGCTGATCAAACTCTCCACGCCTGCGGTCATCAATGCCCGGGTGTCCACCTTGGCTCTGCCCAGCGCCTGTGCACCCGCGGGCACCGAGTGCCTCATCTCCGGCTGGGGCAACACCCTGAGCAGCGGCG TCAACTACCCGGAACTGCTGCAATGCCTGGAGGCCCCGCTGCTGAGTCACGCCGACTGTGAAGCCTCGTACCCTGGACAGATCACCGACAACATGGTCTGCGCTGGCTTCCTGGAGGGAGGCAAGGATTCCTGCCAA GGTGACTCTGGCGGCCCTGTGGCCTGCAACGGACAGCTCCAGGGCATTGTGTCCTGGGGCTACGGCTGTGCCCAGAAGGGCAAGCCTGGGGTCTACACCAAGGTCTGCAACTACGTGGACTGGATTCAGGAGACCATTGCCGCCAACAGCTAA